One Miscanthus floridulus cultivar M001 chromosome 11, ASM1932011v1, whole genome shotgun sequence DNA window includes the following coding sequences:
- the LOC136493719 gene encoding uncharacterized protein isoform X1 — MVRGYEINSKKYTFLSGTTCSCILDLINSRSVLVKSTLSNKIDGPKLHCCIPLVLILQKLSSQNSSNRQQQRTKHVMGSKNFSQCSFELRDQETGEEPNDLLLWRTTHTKHGAWSNPVSASVYENATMKIGEIGLESDRPALTTVEENMIFQSCYKETTQIKSSKLHGHGYLATYRTRRELMKENLEVHARAQATAREKSIALEAEVDKLKEQIAQEAAEREREKEENRRMQEELENAKINLREEMKQEFLNMLAQHKGAMIMSTLQNNVSTQVAPIIEEEDETGGHENENEDGLQETRPGSVVTVL, encoded by the exons ATGGTGAGAGGATACGAAATAAACTCGAAGAAATACACCTTTTTGAGTGGCACTACTTGCAGTTGTATTTTGGATCTGATAAATTCAAGGTCAGTGCTAGTAAAATCTACTTTGTCAAACAAAATTGATGGACCAAAGTTGCATTGTTGCATACCACTTGTTCTCATTCTGCAGAAACTTAGCAGCCAGAACTCCTCCAACCGTCAGCAGCAAAGAACCAAGCATGTGATGGGTTCAAAGAACTTCTCACAATGTAGCTTTGAGCTG AGAGACCAAGAAACTGGTGAAGAGCCAAATGATCTTCTTCTTTGGAGGACCACTCACACAAAACATGGCGCATGGTCAAATCCTGTATCAGCTTCCGTATAT GAAAATGCAACCATGAAAATTGGTGAGATTGGATTAGAATCTGATAGACCAGCACTTACAACTGTTGAGGAGAACATGATTTTCCAGTCATGCTACAAAGAAACAACGCAAATCAAATCATCCAAATTACATGGGCATGGATATTTGGCTACGTATCGAACTCGCAGAGAACTTATGAAAGAGAACCTTGAAGTACATGCACGTGCTCAAGCTACAGCTAGGGAGAAGAGCATTGCTTTAGAAGCGGAGGTTGACAAGCTCAAAGAACAGATTGCGCAAGAAGCTGCAGAAAGGgaaagggagaaagaagaaaataggAGGATGCAAGAGGAGCTGGAAAATGCTAAGATAAACTTAAGAGAAGAAATGAAGCAAGAATTTCTTAATATGCTAGCGCAACACAAAGGAGCTATGATTATG AGTACCCTGCAAAACAATGTCAGTACACAAGTTGCACCAATCatagaagaggaagatgagaccggtggacatgaaaatgaaaatgaagatGGGTTACAGGAG ACTCGGCCTGGAAGCGTTGTCACCGTATTGTAG
- the LOC136493719 gene encoding uncharacterized protein isoform X4, whose protein sequence is MGSKNFSQCSFELRDQETGEEPNDLLLWRTTHTKHGAWSNPVSASVYENATMKIGEIGLESDRPALTTVEENMIFQSCYKETTQIKSSKLHGHGYLATYRTRRELMKENLEVHARAQATAREKSIALEAEVDKLKEQIAQEAAEREREKEENRRMQEELENAKINLREEMKQEFLNMLAQHKGAMIMSTLQNNVSTQVAPIIEEEDETGGHENENEDGLQETRPGSVVTVL, encoded by the exons ATGGGTTCAAAGAACTTCTCACAATGTAGCTTTGAGCTG AGAGACCAAGAAACTGGTGAAGAGCCAAATGATCTTCTTCTTTGGAGGACCACTCACACAAAACATGGCGCATGGTCAAATCCTGTATCAGCTTCCGTATAT GAAAATGCAACCATGAAAATTGGTGAGATTGGATTAGAATCTGATAGACCAGCACTTACAACTGTTGAGGAGAACATGATTTTCCAGTCATGCTACAAAGAAACAACGCAAATCAAATCATCCAAATTACATGGGCATGGATATTTGGCTACGTATCGAACTCGCAGAGAACTTATGAAAGAGAACCTTGAAGTACATGCACGTGCTCAAGCTACAGCTAGGGAGAAGAGCATTGCTTTAGAAGCGGAGGTTGACAAGCTCAAAGAACAGATTGCGCAAGAAGCTGCAGAAAGGgaaagggagaaagaagaaaataggAGGATGCAAGAGGAGCTGGAAAATGCTAAGATAAACTTAAGAGAAGAAATGAAGCAAGAATTTCTTAATATGCTAGCGCAACACAAAGGAGCTATGATTATG AGTACCCTGCAAAACAATGTCAGTACACAAGTTGCACCAATCatagaagaggaagatgagaccggtggacatgaaaatgaaaatgaagatGGGTTACAGGAG ACTCGGCCTGGAAGCGTTGTCACCGTATTGTAG
- the LOC136493719 gene encoding uncharacterized protein isoform X3, whose product MRQMHMKKLVLMGWLTEYSELKLSSQNSSNRQQQRTKHVMGSKNFSQCSFELRDQETGEEPNDLLLWRTTHTKHGAWSNPVSASVYENATMKIGEIGLESDRPALTTVEENMIFQSCYKETTQIKSSKLHGHGYLATYRTRRELMKENLEVHARAQATAREKSIALEAEVDKLKEQIAQEAAEREREKEENRRMQEELENAKINLREEMKQEFLNMLAQHKGAMIMSTLQNNVSTQVAPIIEEEDETGGHENENEDGLQETRPGSVVTVL is encoded by the exons ATGAGGCAGATGCACATGAAGAAGCTTGTGCTGATGGGATGGTTGACTGAATATTCTGAACTT AAACTTAGCAGCCAGAACTCCTCCAACCGTCAGCAGCAAAGAACCAAGCATGTGATGGGTTCAAAGAACTTCTCACAATGTAGCTTTGAGCTG AGAGACCAAGAAACTGGTGAAGAGCCAAATGATCTTCTTCTTTGGAGGACCACTCACACAAAACATGGCGCATGGTCAAATCCTGTATCAGCTTCCGTATAT GAAAATGCAACCATGAAAATTGGTGAGATTGGATTAGAATCTGATAGACCAGCACTTACAACTGTTGAGGAGAACATGATTTTCCAGTCATGCTACAAAGAAACAACGCAAATCAAATCATCCAAATTACATGGGCATGGATATTTGGCTACGTATCGAACTCGCAGAGAACTTATGAAAGAGAACCTTGAAGTACATGCACGTGCTCAAGCTACAGCTAGGGAGAAGAGCATTGCTTTAGAAGCGGAGGTTGACAAGCTCAAAGAACAGATTGCGCAAGAAGCTGCAGAAAGGgaaagggagaaagaagaaaataggAGGATGCAAGAGGAGCTGGAAAATGCTAAGATAAACTTAAGAGAAGAAATGAAGCAAGAATTTCTTAATATGCTAGCGCAACACAAAGGAGCTATGATTATG AGTACCCTGCAAAACAATGTCAGTACACAAGTTGCACCAATCatagaagaggaagatgagaccggtggacatgaaaatgaaaatgaagatGGGTTACAGGAG ACTCGGCCTGGAAGCGTTGTCACCGTATTGTAG
- the LOC136493719 gene encoding uncharacterized protein isoform X2 yields the protein MVRGYEINSKKYTFLSGTTCSCILDLINSRSVLVKSTLSNKIDGPKLHCCIPLVLILQKLSSQNSSNRQQQRTKHVMGSKNFSQCSFELRDQETGEEPNDLLLWRTTHTKHGAWSNPVSASVYENATMKIGEIGLESDRPALTTVEENMIFQSCYKETTQIKSSKLHGHGYLATYRTRRELMKENLEVHARAQATAREKSIALEAEVDKLKEQIAQEAAEREREKEENRRMQEELENAKINLREEMKQEFLNMLAQHKGAMIMSTLQNNVSTQVAPIIEEEDETGGHENENEDGLQEVDKVSVGGS from the exons ATGGTGAGAGGATACGAAATAAACTCGAAGAAATACACCTTTTTGAGTGGCACTACTTGCAGTTGTATTTTGGATCTGATAAATTCAAGGTCAGTGCTAGTAAAATCTACTTTGTCAAACAAAATTGATGGACCAAAGTTGCATTGTTGCATACCACTTGTTCTCATTCTGCAGAAACTTAGCAGCCAGAACTCCTCCAACCGTCAGCAGCAAAGAACCAAGCATGTGATGGGTTCAAAGAACTTCTCACAATGTAGCTTTGAGCTG AGAGACCAAGAAACTGGTGAAGAGCCAAATGATCTTCTTCTTTGGAGGACCACTCACACAAAACATGGCGCATGGTCAAATCCTGTATCAGCTTCCGTATAT GAAAATGCAACCATGAAAATTGGTGAGATTGGATTAGAATCTGATAGACCAGCACTTACAACTGTTGAGGAGAACATGATTTTCCAGTCATGCTACAAAGAAACAACGCAAATCAAATCATCCAAATTACATGGGCATGGATATTTGGCTACGTATCGAACTCGCAGAGAACTTATGAAAGAGAACCTTGAAGTACATGCACGTGCTCAAGCTACAGCTAGGGAGAAGAGCATTGCTTTAGAAGCGGAGGTTGACAAGCTCAAAGAACAGATTGCGCAAGAAGCTGCAGAAAGGgaaagggagaaagaagaaaataggAGGATGCAAGAGGAGCTGGAAAATGCTAAGATAAACTTAAGAGAAGAAATGAAGCAAGAATTTCTTAATATGCTAGCGCAACACAAAGGAGCTATGATTATG AGTACCCTGCAAAACAATGTCAGTACACAAGTTGCACCAATCatagaagaggaagatgagaccggtggacatgaaaatgaaaatgaagatGGGTTACAGGAG GTGGACAAGGTTTCAGTGGGAGGCTCATAA